One genomic region from Rosa rugosa chromosome 1, drRosRugo1.1, whole genome shotgun sequence encodes:
- the LOC133725702 gene encoding tobamovirus multiplication protein 1 isoform X2 yields the protein MMLLESILEKGCCFRLDLPLFILNIALAVFNGVLAAIAFSQLVRIHLRNQQIGWTRQKVLHLMIGCSNLGYFLYFTSTLIATFEQWFCWSNVCGFILMAYPKILLLAAFLLVLSFWVDLCHQANDEEDDDDDDDSSMQHALLENSKNKHRSSVTNGHRICCSFPSIHVGSHQKFVIVVGFVLILMMSFSVVIWIGAGKNPIDSSAAAEVYEDLLAFVVLFLGGGLGCYGILLLRKLRKVRSEKASSEMWKVGGLAVASVVCFTSSALVALLTDIPLYEPWRLKKAYGGKALVFLMLYYFIGSWVPSAFVLWFMRELPPPITNRQREQSRTITFISYAGVGRQHPRHWATVTSSNNQASRASPI from the exons ATGATGTTGTTGGAATCAATACTGGAAAAAGGTTGTTGCTTTCGTTTGGACTTGCCGTTGTTTATCCTCAATATAGCTCTGGCCGTTTTCAATGGCGTTCTTGCTGCGATTGCGTTTTCTCAG CTGGTCAGGATTCACTTGCGCAATCAACAAATTGGATGGACACGCCAAAAA GTACTCCACCTCATGATTGGCTGTTCTAACTTGG GTTACTTCCTATATTTTACATCTACACTGATTGCCACTTTTGAGCAGTGGTTTTGCTGGTCTAATGTCTGCGGGTTCATTCTAATGG CCTACCCTAAAATTCTGTTGCTTGCAGCTTTTCTTCTAGTCCTATCCTTTTG GGTGGACCTTTGCCATCAGGCAAATGATgaagaggatgatgatgatgatgatgacagtAGCATGCAGCATGCCTTGTTGGAAAATTCGAAGAATAAACACCGTTCATCAGTCACAAATGGTCATAGGATTTGTTGCTCATTCCCAAGCATTCATGTTGGAAGTCACCAGAAATTTGTGATT GTTGTTGGGTTTGTCCTTATTTTGATGATGTCATTTTCTGTGGTAATCTGGATTGGTGCGGGGAAGAATCCCATTGATTCTTCAGCAGCGGCTGAG GTATATGAAGACCTTCTCGCCTTTGTAGTTCTTTTTTTAGGAGGAGGATTAGGTTGCTATG GCATTCTGCTACTTCGTAAGTTAAGGAAAGTACGGTCTGAGAAAGCTTCATCTGAAATGTGGAAG GTTGGCGGTTTAGCAGTTGCTTCTGTTGTATGTTTTACATCAAGTGCATTAGTAGCTCTTCTTACAGATATTCCG CTATATGAACCTTGGAGGCTGAAAAAAGCATATGGCGGGAAAGCGCTAGTTTTTCTGATGCTGTACTATTTTATAG GCTCTTGGGTACCCTCAGCTTTTGTATTATGGTTCATGAGAGAATTACCGCCACCAATCACTAATCGCCAACGGGAACAATCAAGAACAATTACTTTTATCAGCTATGCTGGAGTGGGCCGACAGCATCCTCGTCACTGGGCTACAGTAACAAGTTCAAATAATCAG GCATCGCGAGCAAGTCCCATTTAA
- the LOC133725702 gene encoding tobamovirus multiplication protein 1 isoform X1, protein MMLLESILEKGCCFRLDLPLFILNIALAVFNGVLAAIAFSQLVRIHLRNQQIGWTRQKVLHLMIGCSNLGYFLYFTSTLIATFEQWFCWSNVCGFILMAYPKILLLAAFLLVLSFWVDLCHQANDEEDDDDDDDSSMQHALLENSKNKHRSSVTNGHRICCSFPSIHVGSHQKFVIAVVGFVLILMMSFSVVIWIGAGKNPIDSSAAAEVYEDLLAFVVLFLGGGLGCYGILLLRKLRKVRSEKASSEMWKVGGLAVASVVCFTSSALVALLTDIPLYEPWRLKKAYGGKALVFLMLYYFIGSWVPSAFVLWFMRELPPPITNRQREQSRTITFISYAGVGRQHPRHWATVTSSNNQASRASPI, encoded by the exons ATGATGTTGTTGGAATCAATACTGGAAAAAGGTTGTTGCTTTCGTTTGGACTTGCCGTTGTTTATCCTCAATATAGCTCTGGCCGTTTTCAATGGCGTTCTTGCTGCGATTGCGTTTTCTCAG CTGGTCAGGATTCACTTGCGCAATCAACAAATTGGATGGACACGCCAAAAA GTACTCCACCTCATGATTGGCTGTTCTAACTTGG GTTACTTCCTATATTTTACATCTACACTGATTGCCACTTTTGAGCAGTGGTTTTGCTGGTCTAATGTCTGCGGGTTCATTCTAATGG CCTACCCTAAAATTCTGTTGCTTGCAGCTTTTCTTCTAGTCCTATCCTTTTG GGTGGACCTTTGCCATCAGGCAAATGATgaagaggatgatgatgatgatgatgacagtAGCATGCAGCATGCCTTGTTGGAAAATTCGAAGAATAAACACCGTTCATCAGTCACAAATGGTCATAGGATTTGTTGCTCATTCCCAAGCATTCATGTTGGAAGTCACCAGAAATTTGTGATTGCA GTTGTTGGGTTTGTCCTTATTTTGATGATGTCATTTTCTGTGGTAATCTGGATTGGTGCGGGGAAGAATCCCATTGATTCTTCAGCAGCGGCTGAG GTATATGAAGACCTTCTCGCCTTTGTAGTTCTTTTTTTAGGAGGAGGATTAGGTTGCTATG GCATTCTGCTACTTCGTAAGTTAAGGAAAGTACGGTCTGAGAAAGCTTCATCTGAAATGTGGAAG GTTGGCGGTTTAGCAGTTGCTTCTGTTGTATGTTTTACATCAAGTGCATTAGTAGCTCTTCTTACAGATATTCCG CTATATGAACCTTGGAGGCTGAAAAAAGCATATGGCGGGAAAGCGCTAGTTTTTCTGATGCTGTACTATTTTATAG GCTCTTGGGTACCCTCAGCTTTTGTATTATGGTTCATGAGAGAATTACCGCCACCAATCACTAATCGCCAACGGGAACAATCAAGAACAATTACTTTTATCAGCTATGCTGGAGTGGGCCGACAGCATCCTCGTCACTGGGCTACAGTAACAAGTTCAAATAATCAG GCATCGCGAGCAAGTCCCATTTAA